Proteins from a single region of Salinibacter grassmerensis:
- a CDS encoding PTS sugar transporter subunit IIA yields the protein MPTTQTTKINQLLDPEHVRIGLAETSKTAVIDALVDVLAGHGAISSLDDARAAIFAREEKMSTGVGKGLGLPHAKTPAASDTVAAFATTDEPVDFGAVDDVPVQILLLLVGPEEHKSQHVKILGRISRLVSRESLRERLLDAETPETVIETIREEEAALRS from the coding sequence ATGCCGACGACCCAGACCACCAAGATCAACCAGCTATTGGACCCGGAGCACGTCCGCATCGGGCTGGCCGAGACCTCAAAGACAGCGGTGATCGACGCGCTCGTCGACGTGCTGGCCGGCCACGGGGCCATCAGTAGCCTCGACGATGCGCGGGCGGCGATCTTTGCGCGGGAAGAGAAAATGTCGACCGGTGTGGGAAAGGGGCTCGGCCTCCCCCACGCCAAGACCCCAGCGGCCTCCGATACCGTTGCGGCTTTTGCGACCACCGACGAGCCGGTCGACTTCGGGGCGGTCGACGACGTCCCCGTCCAAATCCTTCTGCTGCTCGTGGGGCCGGAGGAGCACAAGTCGCAGCACGTCAAAATCCTGGGCCGCATCTCGCGGCTCGTGAGCCGGGAGTCGCTGCGAGAGCGTCTTTTGGACGCCGAGACGCCAGAGACGGTCATCGAAACCATCCGTGAGGAGGAGGCCGCGCTCCGCAGTTGA
- the hisS gene encoding histidine--tRNA ligase has translation MSTSFQNIKGTFDILPDAYTDDGGTRVAGSAEWRHVEATVRNVMRRHNFEEIRTPVLEPTELVARGVGESTDIVQKEMFAFERSDTQYVLRPEITAPVVRSFLQHHLDQRGGVQKLFYIGPCFRAEQPQKGRYRQFHQFGVEVLGADQPRADAETIAVLMAVCEALGLSDLRLRLNTLGTPERREEYVAALQDYLTPHADELSETSRRRLERNPLRILDTKVEHEQELLRDAPTLMDFVGEESLAHYDRVKELLGDLGVEYEEDPHLVRGLDYYTETTFELESPGLGAQSALAGGGRYDRLAEVLGSDEPVPAVGFAAGMERLFLALDEAEVDRPDAASPDVFIAALGDEAEAWVFRTAQELRAAGLHVAHDLMGRSLKAQMKEANRQDAPYTMIIGGNELEAEAATVKEMESGEQEDVPFDDLAEYLTGSPEVA, from the coding sequence GTGAGCACTTCGTTCCAAAACATTAAGGGCACCTTCGACATCCTGCCGGACGCCTACACCGACGATGGGGGAACGCGGGTGGCCGGCAGTGCCGAGTGGCGCCATGTGGAGGCCACGGTCCGCAACGTGATGCGTCGCCACAACTTTGAAGAGATTCGTACGCCCGTGCTGGAGCCCACCGAGCTCGTAGCGCGTGGGGTGGGCGAATCGACCGACATCGTGCAGAAGGAAATGTTTGCCTTCGAGCGGAGCGATACGCAGTACGTCCTCCGGCCCGAGATTACGGCGCCGGTCGTGCGCTCCTTTCTCCAACACCACCTTGATCAGCGCGGTGGGGTGCAGAAGCTGTTCTACATCGGCCCGTGTTTCCGGGCCGAGCAGCCGCAGAAGGGGCGATATCGGCAGTTTCACCAGTTTGGCGTCGAGGTGTTGGGCGCGGACCAGCCCCGGGCCGACGCCGAGACCATTGCTGTGCTGATGGCCGTGTGCGAGGCGCTCGGCCTGTCCGACCTGCGCCTCCGCCTCAACACGCTTGGGACGCCGGAGCGCCGCGAGGAGTACGTCGCCGCCCTGCAGGACTACCTGACGCCGCACGCCGACGAGCTGTCGGAGACGAGCCGCCGTCGCCTGGAGCGCAACCCGCTACGCATCCTCGATACGAAGGTGGAGCACGAGCAGGAGCTCCTGCGCGATGCGCCGACGCTCATGGACTTCGTGGGGGAGGAAAGCCTTGCCCACTACGATCGGGTCAAGGAGCTGCTCGGCGACCTAGGCGTCGAGTACGAAGAAGACCCCCACCTCGTGCGGGGGCTGGACTACTACACCGAGACCACCTTTGAGCTGGAAAGCCCGGGCCTCGGGGCACAGAGTGCGCTTGCGGGTGGGGGGCGCTACGACCGTCTTGCGGAGGTGCTGGGCAGTGACGAACCGGTGCCCGCGGTCGGCTTCGCGGCGGGCATGGAGCGCCTCTTCCTTGCGCTCGACGAGGCGGAGGTTGACCGTCCCGATGCGGCCTCGCCCGATGTCTTTATCGCGGCGCTGGGCGACGAGGCGGAGGCGTGGGTCTTCCGCACGGCCCAGGAACTGCGCGCGGCGGGGCTGCACGTCGCCCACGACCTCATGGGCCGGTCGTTGAAGGCGCAGATGAAGGAGGCCAACCGGCAGGATGCCCCGTACACGATGATCATTGGCGGGAACGAGCTGGAGGCCGAGGCCGCGACCGTCAAGGAGATGGAGAGTGGGGAGCAGGAGGACGTCCCGTTCGACGACCTGGCCGAGTACCTCACCGGCTCCCCCGAGGTTGCCTAG
- a CDS encoding endonuclease/exonuclease/phosphatase family protein has translation MPKNIWVLLLLGVGLVVGCRPREQAMNEEETSVRAMTYNIEDVRTADLRRADHPRLQRAAARIQHLAPDVLLVNEMTYDQPGDPGYRAGAPEGHNAQRFAHHYLSTPQADTLDGLSYQTVMLPVNTGVHSGLDLNNDGRVFPAVPEIPGAPEDGSVPPQTDAGRDYGNDAWGFGTFPGQYGMALLVRDDLAVLRDSIRTFRLLPWHEKPNASVPLDTTSFEPWYSPEEWAAVRLSSKSHWDVPVQLPSGEVLHVLASHPTPPGFDGVARRNNHRNHDEVQFWSDYLNQASYVEDDSGRTGGLHANASFLIMGDLNADPDDASIFRNAIRHLIGHERVNGDVVPEASPARQADYPDLDPDDTSRWEARIDYVLPASTVTVDEAGVWRPSPTRVPDVPVSDHFPVWMDVRVGP, from the coding sequence ATGCCAAAGAACATCTGGGTGCTCTTGCTCTTGGGTGTGGGGCTGGTGGTGGGGTGCCGCCCCCGCGAGCAGGCCATGAATGAGGAAGAGACGTCCGTGCGCGCCATGACTTACAACATCGAAGACGTCCGCACCGCCGACTTGCGCCGGGCCGATCATCCCCGCCTCCAGCGGGCGGCGGCGCGCATTCAGCACCTCGCGCCCGATGTGCTGCTCGTCAACGAGATGACGTACGACCAGCCGGGCGATCCGGGCTACCGGGCGGGCGCCCCGGAAGGCCACAATGCCCAGCGGTTCGCCCACCACTACCTCTCCACGCCGCAGGCCGACACCCTCGACGGCCTCTCGTACCAAACGGTGATGCTGCCCGTCAACACGGGGGTGCACAGTGGGCTCGACCTCAACAACGACGGACGGGTTTTCCCGGCCGTCCCGGAGATTCCCGGTGCGCCCGAAGATGGCAGCGTGCCCCCTCAGACCGATGCAGGGCGTGACTATGGCAACGACGCGTGGGGCTTTGGCACCTTTCCCGGGCAGTACGGCATGGCCCTCCTCGTCCGGGACGATCTCGCGGTGCTCCGCGACTCGATCCGTACGTTTCGGCTCCTGCCGTGGCACGAGAAGCCGAACGCGTCGGTCCCCCTCGACACCACGTCGTTTGAGCCCTGGTACAGCCCGGAGGAGTGGGCCGCAGTGCGCCTCTCGTCCAAAAGCCACTGGGACGTGCCCGTGCAACTCCCCAGCGGCGAGGTGCTCCACGTACTGGCGAGTCATCCTACGCCGCCTGGCTTCGACGGGGTGGCTCGTCGCAATAACCACCGCAACCACGACGAGGTGCAGTTCTGGAGCGACTACCTGAACCAGGCCTCCTACGTCGAAGACGACTCGGGGCGGACCGGAGGGCTCCACGCAAACGCCTCGTTCCTGATTATGGGCGACCTGAACGCCGACCCGGACGACGCGTCGATTTTCCGGAACGCCATCCGGCACCTGATCGGCCACGAGCGTGTCAACGGGGACGTGGTGCCGGAGGCCTCGCCGGCCCGGCAGGCGGATTATCCCGACCTCGACCCCGACGACACGTCGCGCTGGGAGGCCCGCATCGATTACGTGCTGCCCGCCTCCACCGTGACCGTCGACGAGGCTGGCGTATGGCGGCCCTCCCCCACCCGCGTTCCCGACGTGCCGGTGAGCGATCACTTCCCGGTCTGGATGGATGTGCGCGTCGGCCCGTAG
- a CDS encoding secondary thiamine-phosphate synthase enzyme YjbQ, whose protein sequence is MEWRQDTVRLDPKPRGFHLVTDQILARGPRLDDLQTGLLHVFIQHTSASLTINENAAPAVRGDMERYFDELVPENQPYYQHTVEGPDDMPAHIKASLLDTSLSVPLQDGQPAFGTWQGIYLNEHRDNGGARSVVVTAYGETT, encoded by the coding sequence ATGGAGTGGCGACAAGACACCGTCCGCCTCGACCCGAAGCCCCGCGGCTTTCACCTCGTCACCGATCAGATCTTGGCGAGGGGGCCTCGCCTCGACGACCTCCAGACGGGCCTCCTGCACGTCTTTATCCAGCATACCTCCGCCTCCCTTACAATCAACGAGAACGCCGCCCCGGCGGTGCGTGGGGATATGGAGCGCTACTTCGACGAGCTGGTGCCCGAGAACCAGCCCTACTACCAGCATACGGTGGAGGGCCCCGACGACATGCCCGCTCACATCAAGGCGTCGCTGCTCGACACGAGCCTTTCTGTTCCCCTCCAGGACGGGCAGCCGGCCTTTGGCACCTGGCAGGGCATCTACCTGAACGAGCACCGCGACAATGGCGGCGCGCGCTCGGTGGTGGTAACGGCCTACGGGGAGACAACGTAG
- a CDS encoding protoporphyrinogen/coproporphyrinogen oxidase — MSTDPHEAPLTVLGAGPAGLATGFYARRQGLDVRLFEAADAVGGNARTLRMGPFRYDTGAHRFHDKNDAVTADVRALLGDDLRRVDAPSQICWRGRRIDFPLAPYDLLRKLPLSLLAQIAWEQLSIPRISDDADHFEEMALQSYGPTLAGHFLLNYTEKLWGADATTLSPRVAGDRLEGLDLKTFFLEAFGGPTQKARHLDGSFYYPKHGYGQIAEATADAIGRERIRTGARITRLSHDGRQIRHVTVNDDARTDVDSVVSTLPLTRMLHLLDPPPPDAVQSVAESMQFRHLRLVVLGLDRPRLTPNASLYFPERSVPFTRLYEPKNRSPDMAPDDQTVVVLERPCHPDTAAWEQSDEVLRDSAVDLLAAQGFIEGDEDVVTVDHQALPFAYPILEVGAHDKADRLKTYLDRFNNLRLLGRGARFTYTHVHALYARARRLAKQIAPRAESVA; from the coding sequence ATGAGCACTGACCCGCACGAGGCACCACTGACCGTACTGGGCGCGGGCCCCGCCGGGCTCGCGACCGGGTTCTACGCCCGGAGGCAGGGGCTCGACGTGCGCCTGTTTGAGGCCGCGGACGCGGTGGGCGGCAACGCACGGACGCTCCGGATGGGCCCCTTCCGCTACGACACCGGCGCGCACCGCTTCCACGACAAAAACGACGCGGTGACCGCCGACGTGCGGGCCCTCCTGGGCGACGACCTCCGCCGCGTGGACGCACCCAGCCAAATCTGCTGGCGCGGGCGGCGCATCGACTTTCCGCTCGCCCCGTACGACCTCTTGCGGAAGCTTCCCCTCTCCCTCCTCGCCCAGATTGCGTGGGAGCAACTGTCCATTCCTCGCATCTCGGACGACGCCGATCACTTTGAGGAGATGGCCCTGCAGAGCTACGGCCCCACCCTCGCCGGGCACTTCCTGCTGAATTATACCGAGAAGCTGTGGGGCGCCGACGCCACCACCCTCTCTCCCCGTGTGGCCGGGGACCGCCTGGAGGGCCTCGACCTCAAGACGTTCTTTCTCGAGGCCTTCGGCGGCCCAACCCAGAAAGCGCGTCACCTCGACGGCTCGTTCTATTACCCCAAGCATGGCTACGGCCAGATCGCCGAGGCCACCGCCGACGCCATCGGCCGCGAGCGCATCCGTACCGGCGCCCGCATCACCCGGCTGTCGCACGACGGCCGCCAGATCCGCCACGTCACGGTCAACGACGATGCCCGCACCGACGTGGACTCGGTCGTGAGCACACTGCCCCTCACGCGCATGCTCCACCTGCTCGACCCACCGCCGCCCGATGCGGTGCAGTCGGTGGCCGAATCGATGCAGTTCCGCCACCTCCGCCTCGTGGTGCTGGGCCTGGACCGTCCGCGCCTCACCCCCAATGCCTCCCTCTACTTTCCCGAGCGATCGGTCCCGTTCACCCGCCTCTACGAGCCGAAAAACCGCAGTCCCGACATGGCTCCCGACGACCAGACCGTCGTCGTTCTCGAACGCCCCTGCCACCCGGACACCGCGGCGTGGGAGCAGTCAGACGAAGTCCTTCGGGACAGCGCGGTGGACCTGCTGGCCGCACAGGGGTTCATCGAGGGAGACGAGGACGTCGTCACGGTCGACCATCAGGCCCTTCCCTTTGCGTATCCCATCTTGGAGGTCGGCGCCCACGACAAGGCCGATCGCCTGAAAACGTACCTGGATCGCTTCAACAATCTCCGCCTGCTGGGCCGGGGCGCCCGCTTCACCTACACCCACGTGCACGCCCTCTACGCTCGGGCCCGGCGGCTGGCCAAACAAATCGCACCACGCGCCGAGTCGGTCGCCTGA
- a CDS encoding TonB-dependent receptor — MRVEYVLALSFFVFSLNSGPAVGQDASTGGIEGRVVTAEAGGPLADATVGVSGSARPQGTVTNADGRFVLTNLPAGRTTLQVRHVGYVTTTRTVRVQAGQTTRLTVELASATVELSGLEITGSTRSTRTALPGAASKVDAAALSQMDPIGTQAALKHVPGVYGLADDGMSQTRMSVGIRGLQPRRTQRVLVMEDGMPIQPAPYVFSPLYYNPPIERIEEIEVIKGSSTIRHGPQTMAGVINYVTSRPQRRSPGGTFELTPGTNGYVSAFGEVGGFGTDDVRPQVQLLFKRGNGFRQHNDFRQFNGTAKLQANLGDDRSLYVKTNANYERLNATYTGLTPYSFRTDPDFNPKDDDLYQIYRASLGTIYNRRYSDAVQGTTRLYANVFHRPWWREKDVFVDAEDYQAPNRDAEPVEPNEPGPLMRVGISDVRDGLTLNDKPYFGNVRTFYVTGVEHSLGIQHSLLGQEADLELGGRLHWERFKDNRKISDEVGVREGVFYQGDVSDSDPVTIIGGSSVYETRALSLYALEDVQWGPLRLSPGFRLEVFKQSQINRLNGSQYRDQTSVVPLPRLGFNWNLGTTDLGTTLGEGNARLFGGVHRGYTPPSSAIFAIVGFDPPSATGAGDGGFDLKAEKSWNSELGVRGRSDAGQFEVTGFYLYVENLVGGRTSFQQNLGVVESYGLEARTRVKGGVFAGPLPTLDVSYTYLQSSVVQGVISSAIDGLAEDISGNELPAAPTHTATVGLSKAFSDIGLTLSTDLSYTGRFYTDLENLESTNSRGERGPVPAHTVIDAGATYEYSEALSVQLTAKNVTDNVYIGSRLHSNPSQPSANLSTGIIPGARRQVNLSIQYDF; from the coding sequence ATGCGCGTCGAATACGTTCTCGCCCTCTCCTTTTTTGTATTTAGTCTAAATAGTGGACCTGCGGTTGGTCAGGACGCATCAACGGGCGGCATAGAAGGCCGCGTCGTCACCGCAGAAGCAGGGGGGCCGCTTGCCGACGCAACGGTGGGCGTCAGCGGGAGTGCTCGGCCTCAAGGCACCGTCACCAACGCGGACGGCCGCTTCGTGCTCACCAACCTGCCGGCCGGTCGCACCACCCTGCAGGTGCGCCACGTGGGGTATGTCACAACCACGCGCACGGTGCGGGTTCAGGCCGGCCAGACGACGCGCCTGACCGTGGAGCTGGCGAGCGCCACTGTGGAGCTATCGGGGCTCGAGATTACCGGCTCCACGCGCAGCACCCGGACGGCCCTTCCGGGCGCGGCCTCAAAGGTGGACGCCGCCGCCCTGAGTCAGATGGATCCCATCGGCACCCAGGCAGCCCTCAAGCATGTGCCCGGCGTCTACGGTCTGGCCGACGACGGCATGTCTCAGACCCGCATGTCGGTGGGCATCCGCGGCCTGCAGCCCCGCCGCACCCAGCGCGTACTCGTCATGGAGGATGGGATGCCCATCCAGCCTGCCCCCTACGTTTTCTCCCCGCTCTACTACAACCCGCCCATCGAGCGCATCGAGGAGATCGAGGTCATCAAGGGCAGCTCCACGATCCGGCACGGCCCGCAAACGATGGCCGGCGTCATCAACTACGTCACCAGCCGCCCACAGCGCCGCTCACCGGGAGGGACCTTTGAGCTGACCCCCGGCACAAACGGCTACGTCAGCGCCTTCGGGGAGGTTGGCGGCTTCGGGACCGACGACGTGCGCCCGCAGGTCCAGCTACTCTTCAAGCGAGGAAACGGCTTTCGCCAGCACAACGACTTCCGCCAGTTCAACGGCACCGCCAAGCTGCAGGCAAATCTTGGCGACGATCGATCGCTGTACGTCAAGACCAACGCCAACTACGAGCGACTGAACGCTACCTACACCGGCCTCACTCCATATTCCTTCCGCACCGACCCGGATTTCAACCCCAAGGACGACGACCTCTACCAGATCTACCGGGCGTCGCTGGGGACGATTTACAACCGCCGCTACAGCGACGCCGTGCAGGGCACCACGCGGCTCTACGCCAACGTCTTTCACCGCCCGTGGTGGCGGGAGAAGGACGTGTTCGTAGACGCGGAGGACTACCAGGCCCCAAACAGAGACGCCGAGCCGGTCGAGCCGAACGAGCCGGGGCCGCTCATGCGCGTCGGCATCAGCGACGTGAGGGACGGCCTTACGCTGAATGACAAGCCGTACTTCGGCAACGTGCGCACCTTTTACGTCACCGGCGTCGAGCATTCGCTGGGCATCCAGCACAGCCTGCTCGGGCAGGAGGCGGACCTGGAATTGGGCGGTCGCCTGCACTGGGAACGCTTCAAGGACAACCGCAAGATCAGCGACGAGGTGGGCGTGCGGGAGGGCGTTTTCTATCAGGGCGACGTGTCCGACTCCGACCCCGTAACAATCATCGGCGGCAGCTCGGTCTACGAGACACGGGCGCTCTCCCTCTACGCACTGGAGGATGTGCAGTGGGGCCCGCTTCGTCTCTCACCGGGATTTCGGCTGGAGGTCTTCAAGCAGTCTCAGATCAACCGCCTCAACGGCAGCCAGTACCGCGACCAAACGAGCGTGGTCCCCCTGCCCCGGCTCGGCTTCAACTGGAACCTGGGGACCACCGACTTGGGCACCACGCTCGGGGAGGGCAATGCCCGCCTCTTCGGCGGGGTCCACCGCGGCTACACGCCGCCCTCCAGCGCCATCTTCGCCATCGTGGGCTTCGATCCGCCCAGCGCCACCGGCGCGGGCGACGGTGGATTCGACCTGAAGGCCGAGAAGAGCTGGAACTCGGAGCTGGGCGTGCGGGGCCGCTCCGACGCCGGCCAGTTCGAAGTCACTGGCTTTTACCTCTACGTGGAGAACCTGGTGGGCGGGCGCACGAGCTTCCAGCAAAACCTGGGGGTGGTGGAAAGCTACGGCCTGGAAGCCCGAACCCGCGTGAAGGGCGGCGTCTTTGCCGGCCCCCTCCCCACGCTGGACGTGTCATACACCTACTTGCAGTCGTCGGTCGTGCAGGGTGTCATCTCAAGTGCGATCGATGGCTTGGCGGAAGACATCAGTGGCAACGAACTGCCGGCGGCTCCCACCCACACCGCCACGGTGGGGCTATCGAAGGCATTTTCGGACATCGGACTCACCCTGTCGACCGACCTCAGCTACACCGGCCGCTTCTACACCGACCTCGAAAACCTGGAGAGCACCAACAGCCGGGGCGAGCGGGGCCCTGTGCCGGCCCACACGGTGATCGACGCCGGGGCCACCTACGAGTACTCCGAGGCCCTCAGCGTCCAGCTCACCGCCAAGAACGTGACGGACAACGTGTACATCGGCTCGCGGCTGCACTCCAATCCCAGCCAGCCGAGCGCCAACCTGAGCACGGGCATCATCCCTGGCGCCCGCCGCCAGGTCAATCTCTCGATTCAATACGACTTTTAG
- the glgB gene encoding 1,4-alpha-glucan branching protein GlgB encodes MPHLTDDDLYYWRQGTHTHSYERMGAHPNQRGTWFSVWAPNADRVEVTGDFNDWRFGADVLDRREGGLWEGYVRGAQPGDKYKYHLQANGDWFDRTDPYAFRMEPPAQNTYEGLSAIVTDLDTYTWGDSNWMNEREGPSGLDGPLSIYEVHLGSWRHKEHGESLSYREVAEPLADHVQNLGFTHVEFLPLAEHPYYGSWGYQILGYYAPTFRYGDPDGLMHLIDTLHQRGIGVIMDWVPGHFATDPQGLTYFDGSHLFEYEDPLMREHPDWGTRVFDFGKNGVRNFLLSNALFWMDKYHVDGLRVDAVASMLYRDYSREGDWSPNVHGGRENLGAISLLQDTNEHVYEEYPEAIMLAEESTAWPGVTTPTEHGGLGFLYKWNMGWMHDSLEYASKEPVHRKHHHGDLTWTLSWAFSENYTLPLSHDEVVHGKNSLWSKMPGDDWQKAANLRLLYAHMFGHPGKKLLFMGGEFGQHREWNHDQELEWGLTDAPLHEGLMEWLGDLNHLYQNAPALWNDQVDGFEWISYDDRENSVLTYRRLNGDRSLVFVLNFTPVVRENYRIGVPGEGLWHEQLNSDSDAYGGSNVGNQRTVHSDPFGRHGHSHSLELTLPPLGALVLEPAE; translated from the coding sequence ATGCCCCATCTCACCGACGACGACCTCTACTACTGGCGGCAAGGCACCCATACCCACAGCTACGAGCGGATGGGGGCACATCCCAACCAGCGGGGCACCTGGTTCAGCGTCTGGGCCCCCAATGCCGACCGGGTGGAGGTAACGGGCGACTTCAACGACTGGCGCTTCGGAGCCGACGTACTGGATCGGCGCGAGGGGGGACTCTGGGAAGGGTACGTGCGTGGGGCCCAGCCGGGCGACAAGTATAAGTATCACCTCCAGGCCAACGGCGACTGGTTCGACCGGACCGACCCCTACGCCTTCCGCATGGAGCCGCCTGCCCAGAACACATACGAGGGCCTCTCGGCCATCGTCACCGACCTCGACACCTACACGTGGGGCGACAGCAACTGGATGAACGAGCGGGAGGGCCCCAGCGGACTGGACGGCCCCCTCTCCATCTACGAGGTGCACCTCGGCTCCTGGCGGCACAAGGAGCACGGCGAGTCGCTCAGCTACCGGGAGGTCGCCGAGCCGCTGGCCGACCACGTGCAGAACCTGGGCTTCACCCACGTCGAGTTTCTGCCGCTTGCCGAACATCCGTACTACGGGTCGTGGGGCTACCAAATTCTCGGGTACTACGCCCCCACCTTTCGCTACGGCGACCCCGACGGCCTAATGCACCTCATCGACACGCTGCATCAGCGCGGGATCGGTGTCATCATGGACTGGGTGCCCGGCCACTTCGCCACGGACCCGCAGGGGCTCACCTACTTTGACGGCTCGCACCTCTTCGAATACGAGGACCCGCTCATGCGGGAGCATCCGGACTGGGGCACGCGCGTCTTCGACTTCGGCAAGAACGGCGTGCGCAATTTTCTCCTCTCCAACGCCCTCTTCTGGATGGACAAGTACCACGTGGACGGCCTCCGCGTCGACGCGGTCGCCTCCATGCTCTACCGCGACTACTCGCGCGAGGGCGACTGGTCGCCCAATGTGCACGGCGGCCGCGAGAACCTGGGCGCCATCAGCCTCCTTCAGGACACCAACGAGCACGTCTACGAGGAGTACCCCGAGGCCATCATGCTGGCCGAGGAGTCAACTGCCTGGCCCGGCGTGACCACCCCCACCGAGCACGGCGGCCTTGGCTTCCTCTACAAGTGGAACATGGGCTGGATGCACGACTCGCTCGAATACGCAAGCAAAGAACCGGTTCACCGCAAGCACCACCACGGCGACCTGACCTGGACCCTCAGCTGGGCCTTCTCCGAAAACTACACACTCCCCCTCTCCCACGACGAGGTGGTCCACGGCAAGAACTCCCTCTGGAGCAAGATGCCAGGCGACGACTGGCAGAAAGCGGCCAACCTGCGGCTCCTTTACGCCCACATGTTCGGCCACCCCGGCAAGAAGCTGCTCTTCATGGGGGGTGAGTTCGGGCAGCACCGCGAATGGAACCACGATCAGGAGCTGGAATGGGGACTCACCGATGCCCCCCTGCACGAGGGCCTCATGGAGTGGCTCGGCGACCTCAATCACCTCTACCAGAACGCGCCGGCCCTCTGGAACGACCAGGTAGACGGCTTCGAATGGATCTCGTACGACGACCGCGAGAACAGCGTCCTCACCTACCGCCGCCTCAACGGGGACCGCTCGCTCGTCTTCGTGCTCAACTTTACGCCGGTCGTTCGCGAGAACTACCGCATTGGCGTGCCGGGCGAGGGCCTGTGGCACGAACAACTCAACAGCGACAGCGACGCCTACGGCGGCAGCAACGTGGGCAATCAGAGAACCGTCCATAGCGATCCGTTCGGGAGGCACGGACACTCCCATTCCCTGGAGCTGACTCTTCCCCCGCTGGGAGCACTGGTCCTGGAGCCAGCCGAGTAG